The Gossypium hirsutum isolate 1008001.06 chromosome D03, Gossypium_hirsutum_v2.1, whole genome shotgun sequence genomic interval AACAGATGTTCACTACACATGCTTTAAAAGCATAAAAGAAAATTTCCTGAGTGTGGCTCATCACATTAGCATGTGACTTGCAGTTCTTTTGGTTGTAGGCTAAAGTAAAATTGTGGTTTATTGCTTATAGAAAATAGAACATATGTCATGATGCCATTGAtgggatttttaaatttttgttattggCATAAAAATGGTATATAGTGATTATTTGGATAGCAAATTTGTTTGAATCGGATACTGGTAATTGTCATATGCAGCATATTGAAGTCAATAGACTTGTTAAAGGCAGACCTTTGGACAATCTGGAGTTCTTACAATGGCTGAAACGGTATTGTGATTCTGTGAATGGTGGAATCATGAATGAGTAAGCTATTTTTCATGTCATTTTATGAATCTTTTCTTACTATGGCTGAAACAGTGTGTTAGATTGAAttagttctttttctttgatgtgaTATCATAGGAATTATGATCCTGTTGAAAGAAGACTTAAAGGTGGAAAAGAGCGGAACTCGAAGGGTTCTCTTAAGAGCTCAAAATCTCTGCAGGCAAACAATCTCCATAACCTTGCCTCTGGAGATGCAGCTGGCATTAATAAAAACACTGGTCTGATTCTGCAATGGAATTTCTTTTGCTGATTAATATCGTAATTTGAATCTTATATGCATTTAATTCTCCTCAATATTGGTTCATGCTTGCCGCTAACTGTCGTCTCTATTGTTTGATGATTATTGTGTCAGTTTCCAAGCAAGGTAAGACTGGTGTAGCAGCATCTTCAAGTGAGGTCCGGGCTTTGTCCAAGGAGGTGATCGCATTTGAGCTTTCCCTTTAAGTTCTTTTTTCGTCTATTTATCTATATCCATAACGCTTAAGCTTTGACATTCCTTGCTTTTAGTGGTTATAATGGCCATCTGACCTACCGTGGTAACAGGGAGAATTATAGTTGGTtgtgatcatatcatatcatatcatatcatcattTTAAACACCCGTTTCGTGTTGCTTTTGTCTAGATTACCGATTTGAAACTCTCGGTTGACCTCTTGGAAAAGGAAAGAGATTTTTACTTCGCCAAACTGCGGGACATTGAAATACTTTGTCAGTCTACCAAAGTGGAGAATCATCCGGTAAGAGTTCCCGTTAAGCTCCAATCTTTACATTTACATGCGTTACTTGTGTAGTCAATTACGGGTTCATTTCGCATTTTCATCTTCAGTCATGCATCTTGCACTCTTCATATTGAGTTGCATGAGTTGTTTTTAGGCTTGCATTTTTCATATGATACATGGTGGGCATGTACTGCTAGTGTAATAAAGAAAATATTGTATGCAGATGGCAGTAGTAATAAAGAAAATACTGTATGCAGCTGATGCAAAAGAATCAGCACTTGACGAAGCTCAAGAGTTTATTAGCCAATCTGTTGATAATGGTGAAACTGAAGAGGCAAATGAAGAGGAAACCGACTGAAGAAAAAACCCTTAATGATTGTGAATTGAACTAAATTGAAGTCATGAACTGAATGTCTTACATTTAATAATTGATAAGGAAAACCTGCTGTTTCAACTCATGATAATCTTTTTGCCTTTTCTTATATTATTGGaatctttttatttcttataaagAGACGTGCTGAATTTGAAAAAAGTGTTTAGAAACTTGCACTAACAAGCAAATTAAGATAATTTACACGCTTTAAACAAGCATTCAAGAGTTCTTCACAAGAGCAACAAAATATAGCGGGGTTGCTGTAAGGATATCAATGCCTGTAGCCATCATCATCATATATGTGACCATAACTACTACTCCTGGACTTGTCAGCCTGCAAAACAAGGGACCAAATCACGCACTAAACATGGGCTAATAACAGTCCGAAGGTTGTTGGCGTACCCGATGAATGAGCTTCTCAAATGCATCTGTTCCATTCTCTTCAATGTATTTCTCCGCGGCAGTTAAAATATCGTCCGGCTTACTGAAGGAATCCTTCTTTCTCGGAACATACCAGATGTTAATCGTCTGTTGTGGGTTCATAAAGAAGGGTCGCAGATAGTGCTCGTAAACATAGGCAGCGCCAGAGAAGTACGGGATGACCAGCCAGCAAGTGAAAATCAGCTTTGCATAGGACCAGATAGGAATCCTGCACTAGTTTTTCGAACAAGTTATAGCAAAGTACATTTCAATTGTCATGGAGGAAACAATATTACCATTCAATGACTTTGGCAAAAGTGAGTTCCAGCAATGTCATCATGGAATAGAGAACCCAATATGTAAGCCATTGCCTGTCATCGGCACGAGACTCCGATTCAATTGCCCTAACCGAGGCATATCTGTTTCATAATTTAACTCAATACAACAATTAAATCATCCCAAATTCAGACAACTTATGAACTAACACCCACAAAaccaaaaaaatgaaatgaaatctAGAAAATCACTTACAGGGGGTACAGCAGACTAATAACTGGCCTGCAAAAATCAAAttaccaaataaaaaataaaaactgggATGAGTCAGATTAATTAGCTCAAACAAAATTTGAACTTTCCCTTTATGTCAAAAATGgacataaaagaaaagaagcaaagtgGAAGAATTACCCAGCAAGAACATCAAAGTTCTTAAATAGAACCTTAAGGAAACTTCCAGCCCCAGAGCCCATCACTGATCTCCAATGTTCTATTCTTCTTTGTCTTGTTTCTTTCTGAAACCTCTGATCTCAGATCTCTAAAACGAAGGGTAGGGTTTGCTTTTGTccttgttctttttttcttttaatttactgACCAAAGTGGGCAAGTAAGCaacttttgttttctttgtttctttttatttttattgttttatatttgTAAGAAAACTGAAGATGCCAAAAGCAGGTTGTAAGATGATAATCCCCTGATACTAAAATCGACGGCTCACGCTGTTCCTAACTTTTGAAATAGTCATAGATGAGACTTTAgctttttttggttaaaatatgctttttagtccctgtactttgataaaatttgatatttagtctatatgcttaaaaagttaaaaattaaattttttatttaaaaatttcagtcCAGTCATTAAAATAGTAAgaaattttttgtcaaaatttatcaacttaaaattttgattaaattgtcCTCATATAATGCGACATATAATTAtcagaaaataaatatattaaattgataaattttgatagaaaataaaaaattaacactgttaccaaattgaaataatgtgtatgacaaaatacaaattcaagtatcaactaaatgaaaaaaaattcaaatactaaCGGATACTTTTGGATAAATTCAAGGaataaactacatattaacctttatcaacccccccccccccaaagaAAGTTGCTATCAAGATTGCCCCCTAAAGAGTAACAGTTTCCATCATACTTCCTACTTGCTTAAACAGATTAAAATTGGAATGAACAGTGCATATGACAAAGTCTACATGATTCAAAGATAGAAATACAGACACAGTCCAATCCGGTAAATTACTCTGAATCTTAAAAAGCTTTCCTTTAAGAAAGACTATATTgttgttatttgttttaatcaGGGAATCCACCATCCGCAGTAGTGATAATCTTCTCGTCGTCGGTGCTCTCTGAAGAGGTAAACGACCAGTCATGAAATGTTCAAATCCCAACCACATAGTTAGCGGATGAAGTGACCAATCACCACACAACACTCATGTTAGACTGTTATTTTTGGCTCTTGCACATTTGGCACCAATTCTTGAACCTTCTGCTTTGCTTCAATCATATCCTCCTTCTCAAGTTTCTCTACCAGCATTGTACATATAGAACCCTTGGGTATCATTCCTTTGAGAACCATTTCTTCAAAAAATGCACATGCTTGCTCAAGTTTTCCGCTATTACAAAGTCCACGGACCAAAAGTGTGTAGGTTGTATGATCAATACTAACATCGTTGTTTAACATGTGGCTTAACAAAAAATCGAGTACCTTCATCCTCTTCTTCCTGCAACACATTTTCAGTAAAGGTGCATAAGTTGAAATATTCGGTTTGCATGAATCCTCTTCCATTCTCTTAAGCAACTTCAATGCTTTTTCTTCAAGTGAATGTCCACAAGAAGAAGATATCATTGTATTGTACGTCAATGCATTCGGCTTAACACCTTGCTTTACCATGTCCTCGAAGATTTCATCTGCATCCTTAAGCCTACCTGCTTTGCTTAGAATGAAAATTAACGAGCCATAAAACGAAGAATCCGGTAAACAACTATCCTTCTTCATCATCTCATAAACCTCCAATGCTTTCCCAATCTCTCCAGCCTTTCCTCTAGCATGCATAATGATAGTGTAAGTGACAGCATTTGGCCTACACCCTTTCTCTTTCATTTCATCCAGAATAGCATCCACATTGCGAAAATCCTTTTCACGACAATAAGCCTCAATGAAACAAGTAAATGAAACAGTACAAGGCTGAAAACCCTGTTCATTCATCTCATTCAAAATCTTCCTAGCATCACTTAGTCTCCTAGCCTTACAAAATCCATGTACCAGAATGTTAAAAGTATTAGAATTCAAAGGTATGCATTCCTTTAACTCAACAAAAGCTTCACAAGCATGCTCCACACCATCCCCTTTGACCAATGCATCCAACAGTCCATTCAAAGCCATAACATCTTTCTCAACCCCAAGTTCCTCTATCCTTCTGAAAACTTCAATAGCCTCACTAAACCGACGAGCATTAGCTAATCTCCTCATGACCTTAAATATTGTATCCAAATTAATATACCCTTTTAACTGTTTCATTTCCTCAATTAAATCCAACAGTAAATCAAACATTTTAGCCTTCCCTAACACATCAACCATGAAGTTATATAACTCAGGAGTATGCGTATAACCTGATTGTGTTTTTGCCCAAATGAAGACTCCATAAGCTGAAATCCAGCTATTAGAAAACCGCTTCAACAATTGGTCAACTGAAACATCGGAAACACTTAAATCAGAAGCATTCAAGGCTTGGACAACTATTTCAGGAGATGGGTAGGGACATTTTAGGATTTTAGTGATTTTCTCCACTGGGGTTTCGGGTTTTTTGGTTGGAAAGAGTCGAACTTTGGGGTGGTTTTCAATCCAAGTGGCTAGTGAAGGGATGACAAAATCGTCATCTCCCGAGGGTTGAGTTCCTGTGTTTTGCTTACTGACCCAACTTGGGATATCGGGTAACTCGGATGTGAGGGATGAGTCAGGGGAAGCTGATAGGTTGGTGCTGGTACTGGTGCTGGTGAAGAGAGGGGAGAAGCCAAAGAGCTTGAGAGAATTGACATTGATATTTCTTTGGGGATTGGAAGAGGAAGCAAGGCTCAAGATTTGGTGTTTTCGAAGCATCTTTTAAGGTGTTCATGGAAGGAGACGGATCATGAAGAAATGCATCTGAGCACCAAATCGAGTCCACTTGTGACTTTGCCCGGGAGCGGAATGTTTTGCTTGGTTTCTACTTTTGATCGTTTCTTTTCTTTAAGGCTACTCAAACTATACTATTCTACcctttttaaatcaaataattaattaaaaattgctatgcgaaaaaaaaataaaaacttttggtTAAATTAGTcatatatgcaaaaaaaaatattgatcaaataaaccatattttttaatttaataaaatagatcGATTTTGGAGAGAAAGTGTGAAAGGCCCAACTAGAAcgctttcccttctttttttttggtgaaaataaaataaagatatcaCAAAAGTCTAATCAACTCTAAAGGAGTATCTTCAAATAACTAAAGCCCCTCATTTCTATTAAAAGCCATCTTAGCAATAACATCAGCTTTAAGGTTCATTTCACGAGGAATATACTCGAGCTTCCATTGACCAATATCCAACAAGTTTTGTTGAATGCGTCAGATAAGAGTAGAGGAAGATGTCTTTGAAAAGGATTCTTGAATAGCTCGGATAACTTCCTGACTATCAATCTTAATTAACACTCCATCatacttttaactttttaaaatccTCAAGCCATCAAGAATACCccataattctaaattaaaaactaaacACCAACCCAAACTCCTGTTAAACCCAAGGATCCAACCCCCTGACTATCTTTCAATATCCCTCCAGCAGTAGCCATCCCAGAATCTAACTTCATAGCACCATCTGTATTAAGATCCACCCAATTGCCTTCTCCAGTGACTGACCTCCCGGTAGTCGGTTTATTAGAACGTAATGACTTTTGAGAAAAGATATATTGTAAGGCCCAACTATATGAACTTCTAATCATCTCATCAATCCTCCACTGATTACCTTGAAAAATACGAAGATTTCGGTTCTTCCAAATGTGCCACACCATTATCCCAAAGAAACACTACCAATCCACatcttttaagaaaattttgtatTGATTCCCCAGATTAGATTCAAGCCATTCTTGCAAACTCTCCAAAAAGAAATTTCCTCGCTTTGCCGTTGGAATAAGTTGATACCATACTTCTTTAGTCACAGAACAATCTCTAATAACATGAATAACATTTTCAGGTGCGTTTCCGCACGTTGTGCAAAGCTCCCCATCTCCTATCCCCCGCCTAACTCGTTCGTTTTGTGTGAGTAATCTTCCCTTAAATGCCAGCCAAAGAAATAATTAGCATATTTGGTTAGATACTAAAATGTTAGTGGTTTTATCTTTGAATCATGGGTTCAATTATTCTCCaattcacatttgtatttttttcatgttgctttaaaattttttattattttaaattaatgattttatcaTATTAGCTTCTTTGGTTAAATGGTtaactaataaatattttatctttGAATCTCAGGTCTAATTCCTCCTCTTCTAAGCACATTGTAATTTtgatttcatgttgtttcaagcttttttttaattaataaatatattatttttaatcttttcttatttttaatttatctttaattaatatatcttttattcataaaatcaaataattattacaaatatcattacttttagtaaatatattttttatatgtgtaatatttatttttcaatccatatcatgagtgtagtaaattttagtattatatatttttgtatgtatatttaaaatatttcacataaaaatatatgaaatatcaTACCCACAATGTAGATGAAAAAAACAATGacatttgaaatattttacatataaaaacaataattatatttgaaataattatttcatcttataatattagaaatcaccatacccacaatatatgtggagaaaataaatatttgacatataaatattataaagaaaaatataccaaaaaaattagctgatgtttatattatatataaaagagttattaatttcaaataatgatatatgtaaaatatatatttttattatttgattttatgaataaaagagatattaattaaaaacaagaattaaacatagaaaaaaattaaaaataatatatttattaattaaaaataaaaaagcttgaaacaatatgaaataaaaattacaaatgtgtttaGAAGAGGAGGAATTAAACCTCAGAGTcaatgataaaattattattatttaacaatttaaccaaggaactaatatgttaaaaatattaattaaaaataataaaaagcttaaaacaacatgaaataaaaaaatacaaatgtaccactaacatttaaccatttgACTAAAGaaactaattatattaaaaaagccaaaaaaacgCGATTTAAAATTGGACGCATTTTCCTACCACCTATGCAGAAAGAATGTCCACTCCCTctccaaaattggcctatttccctaaatttaaaaaaaaaaggcctATTTGGTTAATAAGTTTTTTGGCAGATATGACTAATTTAgcctttctctttattttattaatttttctttctttttccttttattttaagtttttttctaCATCAGTATTTTGTGCTTCGTGGTTTTGATTAAGGTTTCTAAAACTGGAAAGCTATTGAATAAACCACGCCACTAGATCTCCATTTAAATTGTTCGTTTggtttgatcaaataaatcatttaaaaaataaaaatatttagaaaaatggttcaatagattttttttagttCGGTTTAACCCGTTTGTATCAATCTGCATGTTAATTAGTTCAACTTCTATCTCTAGACAAATATCTCAGTCGATCCAAATACTAGTTTTGATAGATGAAAGAATTTTTTCAATCCTGCCAAGTTGAGCAAATCGATGGTATAGTTCAAAAACAAAGTTAATTGCAAGTGTCTCAACCTCAAGAGGGTGAATTCCAAGCATTGCTAGTGTTGCCAGACATTGTAAagtaaaaatgaagaaaataaaaataatgagagacataatgtaaaaaataaaatataagaattaaaaattatttttaaactttatatgacGTGACAATTTATTATcggttgaatttttttaatggatATAACATTTTGATGTGAAAATGGATAACGGAATAATAGTTTGGGTACCacttatgacaaaaaaaaattaggtactaAGTTAAGAAAAATGACATAATTTAGATACTAATATGTATACTAAGATCTTTTGTAAAATATAGTTAATGATTTGACTAACTATCGGACTAATTGAGCTACTAGCTTGGGAAAAAAAGTAATTTAGGTACCacttgtgaaaaaaataaaattgaagtatcaaaattttaaaaaatataatttaaataccaatTTGTGGGTTAAAccactttaaaattttgaaaaaaaaaaggaaaaaaatccaTATAACCCTAGAACTAATCCAAAAAATTTTAAGTCCACTCAATTCCATCTTGATGTTGCTGATGTGGTGGTTAACCCTAGTTGAATCAACTGATAAATGAGATGTGGCAGTCGTACATGAAAAAAAGGATGATGTGGATTCAatgcaaaaatacaaaaattgaaacccaatcaAATTAACCCTCTAAACCCAGTCGTCAAAATCATTCAGACCAAAACCAAGAGAACATAGAAGCATAAACCATTTGGTTGAGCAAAATCCATGTTTTGGAAACAAATTTTCTTGTAATGAAACACTGCGTTAATATCCAGAAGGAATTTGTCATCATTCATCAATTTCCACACAACATCTTCTGCAATGAAGAACATCTCCATTATTTTAAAGTTTCGAAAGCCCAAGTTTGTTGAAAGGAATTGGGTATCATTGTTGAATAAAGACAGGTGATGTTGCTGATTTCGTTCCCACCTTGCATGTGAACATGACACCTTTGCCTGCTGTTTTGTGTGTAGGtgaaatcaatttaatataaaagttTGAGTTGGTGTGTGCGTCAGGGAATTAGATTTCCTTTTTAAGGTATATTAAAGTAATGTCTGTCTATTTCTTatgtgaaattaatttaattacaatattaattgCCGTGTTGTATTTTTGAACTGACGACTAAAACTAATACTCTGCTTGGTGTTGGAATGTATGCAGAATGAGTTTTGGTGATGGTCCATGGTGGCAAGTTTGTAAATAGGAAAGTAGAGAAATTGCAAATTCATCCTCATTTTCTGTGTTACTGGGATATAATTGAAAATCTCAACACAATGGTCTCGTGTGTTGAATTTAATACTAAAGCTTGTGTCCTTCCTTATACATGATGAAAACACTGTCACAGGAATTTTACACCTGATGAGGGTATAAAAGGAGGATATTACTATAGGTGGCCTAACTGtacttgttgacaccatttttttttgtaaaaacgggatcgacttgcattttgaaaatgaaaacgaatatgggagtcgccaccaatcctttttgatgaggtgtgatcggctcaccttagaaaatggctatttttaataaacggttcgatttattaaaataaaacgggtttgggagtcggttacatacgaggaaggattagcaccctcgtaacgcccaaaattggtacctagttgattaattagtgtcttagtgtcgagaattgaaaattttgaaaagatttgaaaTATGATCCTTGTAtttaaaaaacttatataaatcaaattacatattaagaccctctcatttcggagagagaaaatgtcacacccaatgagttagggcatgatatttcacaTCCTCAAAAATGGGCTTGtccttaaaaaaaactcatacaataaaattcaaaataatattcaatttgtttaagtcatatgaagaaatcgcagcccaatacgttagggcacaatttctcaaaactctaaacgctgaatattacctttattattatttttttgaaaaatcctcatctcgagaaaacaacatgtcatatccaatgcgttagaatacgacatattgaattcccgatgatAAGCTTTTCATTCATGTTTaaattaaagagcattctcggcTACTTAGATTCAACGAAagaaattggaacccaatacgttagggcttaaTCCTCtcgaaaatcctaaatacgagtattgtcttgattttcaaagttttccatTTTTATGAACTCGAGTAAAAATTGATGTAATGTTACATTAGATGTACGAATAAATGTTGTATTGACAAATGACAACTATAGATATGATAGTGTGAATGTAGATAGCACAAGCAAtcacaacaaaataataaataaagaaaaagaataaatcaATCACATATAGAATAACAAGTAAATGAATAGGTAGaactaaaattcattttaaaaaaaacaatagtgtatgtaagtaaataaacaaacacaAAGTAAAACAAAGATGacgataataaaataaataaaactatacaaaaatatatgaaaatatatgtatgtataaaattttaagttatggaaataaaaaatatatgtgtacatatacatagttataaaaatatgtgtatatatatagttatgaattataaaaatatatgtatatatgtagattgtttttttttataaaataaaaaatgtgtatatatatattatataatatatgtacatataaaaaatatatatatgtatgcataaaaaatatgtatatatataggaattataagatatatatatgttataagaacgtatgtatgcatgtatatacatgtataacgAAGATTTCAAAAGAGAATGAGTATAATTGagcatataataacaataatacttaataacaacaacaataacatcaaatttatcaattttaaataataataaaaaaggaaatcacaaaaaagggctaaattaaaCTTTGAAATAAGATTCAGGgtttaaatccataaataaatgaaaacggaAGGACTATATTGAACACACGAATAACATAATGggactggaagggaaattttcccttctcctctaaaacgacgtcgttcaaatatgactaaattgaaatggAAATAAACTGAAGGGGCATATTTAAGAATAAAAGAAAACCAAATTGAGAAAACATTAAAAAGCGGAGGGACTACAagcgcaatttacccctccgtataaaaacacgcggatcctgcctGGGTCAGGTTGGCTTCGGGTTGGCCTATCCGAAACGATGCTATTTTGGACGTCCGGGGCCACTCTAAAATGGTATCGTTTTGGTACCCTATATAAACCCCCAAGattccaaaaaaaatcatttttagcctttcacaaaaaaaaaacttcaacccCCAAACAAAAAACTCTCTCCCCAGCCTCCAGTTCGGCCGCAGCTCTGATCGCCGGCCACCGCGTCTGCCACCGGTCTCCGGCGACGGCACCGCCGTATGCAGTGGCCGGAAAAGTTCAAAACTTCGATCCGAACCTCTTAGAGCCTCTAAGCCTGAATCTAACCCTAGAATTTTCAAAGTATTGATAAAAAGGCCCCAAATCTCAAGAAACCTTTCGATTTTCGGCTGTCTATCCTCGGAGATGACTTCCTCAGCCGTCTGCGACGGCGAAGACTCGAATACAGGTCAgttttttcttgtttatttacttccgtatgcaaataaaaaataaacaactaaaataTATAAGAACAGTAGACCAAAGCGAAAATAGAAACTAAAAATATCAACCTTGAACTGATTTTTTTTGTCTTGATTTCTCCGAATATGTGTAAAAAATGTATATGGTTGATGCggccttttatagccgatttacatgctgtttatgtttttttctttctttttgcttcTGTATTTGTCCTCCTTGTTTCTTGTTTGCAAATTTTTGCAAGGTCAACAAGCATTGGAAGAAAAACCCTGGTCCTTTTGGTGCAAAGCCGGTGGTGTCTGTCGTGCTTCGGGCGTCGAGTGTGCTGCGAAGGCACGAGGAGATGTACGGCACACTGGGGCTGTTTGGTTGTGGGTTGAATTGGGTCTATTGGGCTTGATATGTAATGGATTGTTTAATATATCtttttttggggttttatttattttgattttgggtgTTGGGTCTTATTGGGccccgggctaaattggcccactgcagctgcccctctttgctcattgtcgtgtaacgagaatggagcaaagactttaagaaagggccaattttgcctggtcttacCGAGTCTTGGCTTTTTTTGGTGCTTCAAGTGGCTTCATTCCAGTCGATTGCGTCTTGTTGCTTTGATCCACTtcgctgcaacttcagagagatgggattagtagcttcaatctgctctactgcaactactccactgcaacttcagggaaataaggtTTGTGGTTTTACTCTGCTCTATggttcaacctactccgctgcaacttcagggaaataagattcgacATGATAAGAATCGCTATCTACTacccgctccactacaactttagggagacacGACTTGTTGTTTTCAGTCTACTCCATTGTATctttagggaaataagacttatatcttcaacctgctccactacagctttagggaaataagattcgcagTCGATCTGCTCCACTGAATCTTTAGGGAGGTAAGGTTTGTGGTTTTAATCTGCCTCAtacttcaacctactccgctgtaacttcagggaaataagattcgacATGATAAGAACCGCTATCtactgtctgctccactacaactttagggagacacAAATTGTTGTtttcagtctactccactgcatcttcagggaaataagacttgtatcttcaacctgctccactgcaacttcagggaaataggaTTCGTAgccgatctgctccactgcatcttcaggaaGATACGATTGAATGCGATTTGTTCTACttcaacttcaaagagataaagTTTATGACTTTAATctgt includes:
- the LOC107949834 gene encoding microtubule-associated protein RP/EB family member 1B isoform X1, translating into MASNIGMMDSAYFVGRNEILTWINNRLQLNLSRIEEAASGAVQCQMIDMTYPGAVPMHKVNFDAKSEYDMIQNYKVLQEVFNKLKIDKHIEVNRLVKGRPLDNLEFLQWLKRYCDSVNGGIMNENYDPVERRLKGGKERNSKGSLKSSKSLQANNLHNLASGDAAGINKNTVSKQGKTGVAASSSEVRALSKEITDLKLSVDLLEKERDFYFAKLRDIEILCQSTKVENHPMAVVIKKILYAADAKESALDEAQEFISQSVDNGETEEANEEETD
- the LOC107949834 gene encoding microtubule-associated protein RP/EB family member 1A isoform X2 → MASNIGMMDSAYFVGRNEILTWINNRLQLNLSRIEEAASGAVQCQMIDMTYPGAVPMHKVNFDAKSEYDMIQNYKVLQEVFNKLKIDKHIEVNRLVKGRPLDNLEFLQWLKRYCDSVNGGIMNENYDPVERRLKGGKERNSKGSLKSSKSLQANNLHNLASGDAAGINKNTVSKQGKTGVAASSSEVRALSKEITDLKLSVDLLEKERDFYFAKLRDIEILCQSTKVENHPLMQKNQHLTKLKSLLANLLIMVKLKRQMKRKPTEEKTLNDCELN
- the LOC107949834 gene encoding microtubule-associated protein RP/EB family member 1B isoform X3 — translated: MIDMTYPGAVPMHKVNFDAKSEYDMIQNYKVLQEVFNKLKIDKHIEVNRLVKGRPLDNLEFLQWLKRYCDSVNGGIMNENYDPVERRLKGGKERNSKGSLKSSKSLQANNLHNLASGDAAGINKNTVSKQGKTGVAASSSEVRALSKEITDLKLSVDLLEKERDFYFAKLRDIEILCQSTKVENHPMAVVIKKILYAADAKESALDEAQEFISQSVDNGETEEANEEETD
- the LOC107949835 gene encoding HVA22-like protein a — protein: MGSGAGSFLKVLFKNFDVLAGPVISLLYPLYASVRAIESESRADDRQWLTYWVLYSMMTLLELTFAKVIEWIPIWSYAKLIFTCWLVIPYFSGAAYVYEHYLRPFFMNPQQTINIWYVPRKKDSFSKPDDILTAAEKYIEENGTDAFEKLIHRADKSRSSSYGHIYDDDGYRH
- the LOC107949833 gene encoding pentatricopeptide repeat-containing protein At3g22670, mitochondrial yields the protein MLRKHQILSLASSSNPQRNINVNSLKLFGFSPLFTSTSTSTNLSASPDSSLTSELPDIPSWVSKQNTGTQPSGDDDFVIPSLATWIENHPKVRLFPTKKPETPVEKITKILKCPYPSPEIVVQALNASDLSVSDVSVDQLLKRFSNSWISAYGVFIWAKTQSGYTHTPELYNFMVDVLGKAKMFDLLLDLIEEMKQLKGYINLDTIFKVMRRLANARRFSEAIEVFRRIEELGVEKDVMALNGLLDALVKGDGVEHACEAFVELKECIPLNSNTFNILVHGFCKARRLSDARKILNEMNEQGFQPCTVSFTCFIEAYCREKDFRNVDAILDEMKEKGCRPNAVTYTIIMHARGKAGEIGKALEVYEMMKKDSCLPDSSFYGSLIFILSKAGRLKDADEIFEDMVKQGVKPNALTYNTMISSSCGHSLEEKALKLLKRMEEDSCKPNISTYAPLLKMCCRKKRMKVLDFLLSHMLNNDVSIDHTTYTLLVRGLCNSGKLEQACAFFEEMVLKGMIPKGSICTMLVEKLEKEDMIEAKQKVQELVPNVQEPKITV